The following proteins are co-located in the Macaca thibetana thibetana isolate TM-01 chromosome 6, ASM2454274v1, whole genome shotgun sequence genome:
- the LOC126956130 gene encoding uncharacterized protein LOC126956130: protein MRTKNTFPTLWEVKCRTQSSPSPISSSAEPKTILKRKISIFSRLNKLDTGTNKTYVWDNLVVATAQTRLRSFSRASLRFSSATTSDKPSIAEIENFGKSKLKKTETQEKNPLPSKETIEQEKQAGES, encoded by the coding sequence ATGAGGACAAAAAATACCTTTCCCACTCTTTGGGAGGTAAAATGCAGGACACAGTCATCCCCCAGTCCCATTTCTAGTTCAGCTGAACCAAAGACAATTCTCAAACGGAAGATCAGTATTTTCAGTAGGTTGAACAAATTGGATACTGGGACAAATAAAACCTATGTTTGGGACAACTTGGTGGTGGCCACTGCGCAGACCAGACTTCGCTCGTTCTCGCGCGCCTCGCTCCGCTTTTCCTCCGCAACCACGTCTGACAAACCCAGTATAGCTGAGATCGAGAATTTCGGTAAGTCgaaactgaagaagacagagacacaAGAGAAAAATCCACTGCCTTCCAAAGAAACGATTGAACAGGAGAAGCAAGCAGGCGAATCGTAA